The genomic DNA CGAGCGGTTTACCACTAGAAATCGGGACGAGGCGTGCAGCACTGTCGACTGGTGGTATTTGTGCAATGTGGTGGCGTCGGTACGAAGACAACAGCCTGTACATTGACTACTTTCCCCCGTCAACCATCACCCTTTCCGATGGGTTTAAGTTGACCCTGAAGACCGACTATCCGGAGAATGGTGAGCTTCTTTTGGAGATTGAAAAGGCCCCGGGCAAGGAGATTCCCATCTATCTACGTGTGCCGGCGTGGTCTTCGGTGGAATCTGTGGAGGTAACAGGTAATCCCCTTGAACCGACAGTCACAAGCGGCTATATCTGCTGCAAGAATTCCTGGAAAACGGGGGATGTCATGCGGATCCGGCTCGCCATGCCAAGCTATGAGATAGACACTTTTGCTGACGACAAGGTGGCCAAGTATGTGGGGCCAATGTTGTTAGTACAGCCAGCACCCCAGCAGCTAAAGCCGATGCTGGCCTCCTATCGCCTGTGGTTGTCTTTGCTGCACGAGAAATCTTAAGGGAATCCCCAGACTTGTGAGCACCGATCTCTTGCAAGTTGTCACCAGCTGTCCCCATGATGAAACTAACTAAAGGATGGTTTTTGGTGGCGGTCCGTGCCTTTTCCACACGATCGTTGCTTTCGTTTTGGAGTTGGGGGACAAACCAACCGGGGACGGAGTCGGCACTGGGGTGAGCCGTTGAAGAATCAAGGGATAGCTCTTATACTTGACTACGCTTACTCTCTCCGACAGTACCAGGCCAAGGGACGTCCAAGGTAGTTACGGTGTGTTACAGACTACCGGTGTGGGCTCGACACCGGACAACAACCCGCCTGAGGAAACGCCTAGGTGGGCTGTTGTCTGTTTAGAGGAGAAGCCCTGGGATTGTAGTTACAACTCGGTGGGCAGGGCGATCAATAACCCTATTTGGCCGGTAAGCTAGACTACTGTAGAGTTGGTATCTGTTTTCGCCGAGACTTGCCAAGGGGGCGTTGTCGCAGTGGACCGAACGCTTCGGGGACAGTGTATGCACAGCCGTGTTGGCAGACCCTCTGCTCATCAGCCTGCATGTGAGAACGGTAATGCATATCGACAAAAGGATATCATGGCGCTAAATACTCCTATCACTTTTATGTTGGAAATCCCAAAGGGGCCAAGGGCAAGGGAGCTAGTGTGCGTATGTTGGTTCTGGGCCTTTACCCTAGGTCTACCTTCTTGGCTGCGGGCAGGGGAGGGGACGATTCTTGTTGCCCAGGAGGGATTAATCGGAGATAATAGTAGTCACCAGGAAACATTTTGGTAAAGATTAGTTCAATACAAATCCAGTAGACGGCTGGACAAAAAGGGGAGAGAGTCTTGCGGAGAAGTAGTGGGATTTTAGCTGCTGTGTGTGTGGGACTGTTGTTGATTGGGTGTAGTGGTGCTTCGGTGAATCTGAACATCATACCGAACCCGGTGGTCTTTCAGTTCAACCAGTTTGAGCAGACGGTGACCGTGGAAATCAGAACATCGGGGTTCGGAAAGCTGGTCCTCGATGAGGCTCTTGTGGCGGTATATGATGATGAGGATAATGAAGTCTGGTCCAAAGTGGTGGACATTGGAGCCAGCATCCCCTTCGTTGTACCAGGAATCAAGCAGAGTTTCGAGCAGACAGTACTCCTACCCGACGAGTACCATTATGTCACTCCGGAGTTGTATGAAGAGCAGCTGAAAGGTAGGGAGTTCCGACTGGAGATCGTGTTAACCGGCTCCAAGACCATGCAAACAACGGCGCAGATTAGATTTGAGTAGCTCTAGCTTACGAAAGAGGTAGTGTAGAGCCCGGCGCGATTTGATCCATACTTTGGCGCCGGGGACGGTTCTGTGACACATCTCTGGATAAGATAGGATAGAGCGACATGCGTCGGAAATAGAATCGTATCAAAGCTCCATCAATGGCACGATGAGGTCCTAAAGCTGTGCACAGCGCGCCGAAGTCGATTGAGGAGGAGTTTGGGCATTCATATCAGGCTAGAGAGAAGTGTACTCGGAAGAAGGCACCAATCGGAAAAGGGCTGTGCAGCAGGATGCTCTGCACAGGCTTTAGATTGAAGATGCGCTCCTGCAGTTACTCTGTTAAAGGTGTGAAGTAGAGTATTGTCTTTGCTCGTGAAGCCGATGACTATCCAGTTACAAAATGGACAGGTCTAGTGGGTTTTCAACCAGCAATCCTGGTTGAAAACCTAAAGTAGAATAAGACCGGAGCTAGATCTAGATGACGCACGAGGGTACAATCAGGAACTAGGGGGGCAACACGGAGAAGACTGGATAGAATAGAACAGGTGCGGCCGCAGATCTTACACCGGAACCGAGGGACAAGTAGCTCTACTACTTCCCAGTAAACCGTAATAGAACGCTTGTATGTACCGTGCTTATGCATGCAAGTACCACAACACCCAATTGCCTTTTTCCGCAATCGGTCGAAGCCTTTCTCTGTAAACTCTTGGTTTGCAAGTCGAGTTCTGGTATTGTCAAAACGTAACACCTCCTTATGGAGGAGTGGGTGAGCGGAAAAAGCATGTGTGGCTAGCACATGGGGCTTTTTCCGCTGTTCCCATACTTCTATACCAGTTCGCAGCAGTTTCTACATTGCCCACCTTCATTCCTTGCCAGAAAAAGCAAAACCTACGTTCTGAATCGTCGTAGGCTTCATGACAACGTCCGCCATGAGTTTGGCGGTGCTGGCGGTGCCTATCCCATGGCTTCTTTCCACTGGCTTTGGGAAAACGAGGTAGCGCCGCTGGATCCCATGGACGCTGATGTGCTCTCGGCGTACTTTCCGGGCCGCGGACTGGTGGTCTTGCGCACGGGCTGGGACGTCTCTGACGTGATGTTCTCCATCGAAGCCGGCCCGTACTACGATGTGATCCACAATCAGGCGGACAAGGGCCACTTTACCTTCTACGGACTAGGGGGCAGGTGGGCGATCGATTCAGGTTATGGCAACATGGGTCCGAGCGCTCCAACCGGGCGGGATCAGACCATTGCCCAAAATTCCGTATTGGTCATGGACCGGGGGCAGGCTCTGAGCGGCGCTGGCACCGGGACGAACGGCAAGATACTAAGTTACGAGGAAACAGCAGTCCTAAGCTATATCCTTGTCGATGTCACCGAAGCCTACACCACGAACAGCAAAGGCACCCGGCATCTGCCCATGGGCAAGGCGATTCGCCATGCGGTCTATGTCAAACCCGGTGGCGGTGTGGTGCCCTACGTGATCATTGCCGATGACATAGAGCTTAGTATGACGATGCCAGTGAACTACCAATGGTTGCTCCATACTGAGGTGGGATATGAAGTGGCCGTCGATGAACGGGGCGCCACAATTCACAGCCCGGGTACCGAGGCCTTTGCTCGGCTGGAGGTTCTGAATCCTGCTGAGCCTGAGGTGACGATCGATGAGTATCAGGCACATCTTGGTTCCTATCAGGGCAGTGCCCGGGGGCGTGACGGGTGGCATCCGCTGTTCCGGGTGAGCACAACGGCACAGAATCCGTACTTCCTATGCGCCCTGCTTCTTTCGCCGGAAGCAGCAATCGTCCCCCAAGTGGAACGAAGCATCCGTGAAGACGGCACGATCGAAGTAGTGATCCAGTGGCCAGCACGGACGGATTACATCAGTTGGAAGCCGGGAAGCGATACCATGATCGGCGTTGTCGTCTGCGAAAAATGAATGACCGATGATGATCCTAGGTTTTGACCCTTGCCGCGGCCTGCCCCACCAGCAGGATCCGGACCGTGAGGGAGCTTGTGTTACCCCGTGCTGGTGAAGGGTATCTGTATCTACATGTGCCTCTGAGAGGCGGCCAGCCGGGAAACGAAAGACGGGCATGGCGAATGATGAGAGTTCGCCCGCTAAATCCCCGCTCGTAGACAGGAGCTAGCAAGGGGAGGGCTGCTCTTCGGAAAGCGTCCTTCGGTGGGCTTCGGCCATAGTTCGGACATATTCTGGACACGTGCTGCAGCATCCGCCGGTTTGCCCCGCTCCCGTGATGGAAGGAAAACACCGCGCCCCCTTTGTCAAGGGATCGTGGTTATCTTTGGAGCGGGAACATAGGTTAGGCAAGGCTGCGCCGGCTGGTGCTATTGACCGCGAAGGGCCAAGGTCAGCCAGAACGAAAACTAGCGGGCGACTTCAACTGTGACCGGCCGGGCCGGAAACTCGGGCTGTACGGTTTGATCCTCAGTGGCTGCGGAAGAGCGGGAAGCGGTTGCTCCCTGCTCTTCCGCTGGTGTACCGGCGGGAAAGGGCTTCTTAGATTTCTTTTGGAGAGCATTATCCGTCGGAGTGTTGGGCGGGAGTGTATTCTAGTCTTCTTGATCGTCGAACCCATGGGGAGTTGTGAACATGGAACGTTAGATGCCCGGAGCGGATAGCAACATCGTCTATTGTCCACGAAAGACTGTGCTCACCAAGGATACGGCTTTGATTGTCCCAACGGGGGTATGCCAAGGTCTGGTCCTATGATCATCGCGGTGATCGCGCAAGTCTGCATTATCTTGTTAGCATTCCGTACGTGTCCTTGCACTGAGGTAGCGATCAAGCTTTTGTTTGGAAAAACCTTGCCGGAATTCAGGACGCTAGACCTCGCTGAGCTGGTGGAAGTCGATTGACTTGTGTGTTTGCGAAATATGTGAAGACAATAGAAATACCCGTATTGAGGCGTGCTCAAAGGAGGAGAAAGCCGTGGAACCCCGGAACAATTAAGTAGCACACCCCGCGGAGAAGATCACGGCGTCCTCACGGAGATCTGTCCAAACCATCCTGGAAAAGAGGTTTGGTCCAGGAGGGGATTTAGAACGTGGTCAATGAATCTTCGGTCTAGCTGACTTGATGAGGTTGCGCGGGTGAGGCGGGGCTGCCAATTCGCGGATAGACGGCAGGTGTAACGGCGGCCATCGATCTTAGGGAGAGGTTGGATAGTGGGTGGTTCTTCCAGCGGGAAATGTAAGTCTTAGGGCCTATATGTAAAGCTTCATGGACCGTGACAAGATGTCTTGTCCTGTGGTGTTGGTATGGATTTGACGATTAACAGATGGACACTGTTCCAGGCATGGCGTGGGAAGCAGGATGTGACCACTGAGTGTGTCTTCCGCGATGGTTTCTTGTTGGTTGAAACGCCTTTCTCTTGGCATGCCTTCTTGCCATTGGGTAGGCTACTTCGGAAGTGCAATTTCCAATAGGAATAGGGGGAGTAAGAGAATGCTTGTCAAGACCGACTTTCATCTTCATACGCGCTACATTGGATGCGCCGACGAGACCATGGAGGTGGTGGACATCCTCCGGATTTGCCAGGACGCTGGTCTCGAGGAGATTGCTATCACAGATCACCTGAACCACTTAGGACAACTGGACCAGCACTGGCAGATCAAAGAAGCTCTCGTCCGGTGCGACGAAAGCATCACTGTCTATTTCGGGGCGGAGCTGAATTTCTCGGGACCAAACGGTCAGCTTGCCATTGACGATGAAGCCTTTGAAAACGCCATGGGTTTCCAATTTTTCATCGGGGGGATTCACAGCGCATACGGAACTGATCGGACTCCCCTTGAGATCCTGCGCACTCAGCAAGAACACTTTCTCAAGATCTGCAACCATCCACAGGTTAGTGTGCTGGTCCACCCATTCTGGTTTCCTCGTCGGGAATATGTTGCCATGCCTTGGCTAAAGGATCTGTCGGCCCTGCCGGAGGAATGGATTGCTGAGTTGGGGGAGACAGCGGTAAAGACGGGCACCGCCATCGAGATTAACGCCGAAGCCATTTTCGATTGTCCCTACTACCCCGAGTCCTTTAAGGAGAGTTACCTGGAGTTTCTTGCACGCCTGAAGGAATACGGTGTCAGGTTCTCCTTTGGTACCGATTCCCATTCCATCGGGCAGCTGGCAAGTATATCTACCCTCCAACGGGTGGCGAAGCAGCTGGGTATAACTATGGAACAAATCTGGCGGCCCGAAGGTCTTGTCGACATTCGGAAGGTCCAGTGACCAGTTGATCCCTGGAGCAAAGCCATAGTAGCCCCGTATGCCGGAAAACCAAAGGCAGAAGTGGTCTGTGTTAGCTGTACTTGGTTGGAGGGTCCTGTGGGTACGTAGTTGATGTACGTTTTTAGGGTACTTCCTCTGCGCCTTGTCGTTTCCCGCCGCCTTCATTTTGGTACCTGTTGGTTTGCTAAGGGATCGTCAGCCCCCCACCTAGAGATCTAGGTGGGGGTTGGTGTTTTACCAATAAGGTCATTGACGAACTGGTCTGTCTATGCTAATATAAGAACAAGGTATTCCCATTGTGGTTGAGGTGTGCATAAGGTGAACAAGAAGATTGTCCTGAAG from Bacillota bacterium includes the following:
- a CDS encoding PHP domain-containing protein, translating into MLVKTDFHLHTRYIGCADETMEVVDILRICQDAGLEEIAITDHLNHLGQLDQHWQIKEALVRCDESITVYFGAELNFSGPNGQLAIDDEAFENAMGFQFFIGGIHSAYGTDRTPLEILRTQQEHFLKICNHPQVSVLVHPFWFPRREYVAMPWLKDLSALPEEWIAELGETAVKTGTAIEINAEAIFDCPYYPESFKESYLEFLARLKEYGVRFSFGTDSHSIGQLASISTLQRVAKQLGITMEQIWRPEGLVDIRKVQ